Proteins from one Syntrophaceae bacterium genomic window:
- a CDS encoding ferritin family protein, producing MGSLFDATDIVQFAVRIEENGANFYRFAVQLMKDDDAKKIFEKLADEEVKHGKTFSRIFAAMEKSPPPPELFEGEYGAYLRNYVDNAVIFKKDVLDKEMALVKDTVSALDFGIRRELDSITYYHEIKQLLGAGNFDAVDKIIAEERKHFCILTDLKAKYSK from the coding sequence ATGGGAAGCCTGTTTGACGCCACCGACATCGTCCAGTTCGCCGTCCGCATCGAGGAGAACGGCGCGAACTTCTACCGGTTCGCCGTGCAGCTCATGAAGGACGACGATGCGAAGAAGATTTTCGAGAAACTTGCAGACGAAGAGGTGAAGCACGGGAAAACCTTTTCCCGGATTTTCGCCGCCATGGAGAAGAGTCCGCCGCCGCCGGAGCTGTTCGAGGGGGAATACGGCGCGTACCTGCGGAATTACGTGGACAATGCCGTCATCTTCAAGAAGGACGTCCTCGACAAAGAAATGGCCCTCGTGAAGGACACCGTCTCGGCGCTGGATTTCGGAATCCGCCGGGAACTCGACTCCATCACCTACTACCATGAGATCAAGCAGCTCCTGGGAGCCGGAAATTTCGACGCGGTGGACAAGATCATCGCCGAGGAGCGGAAGCACTTCTGCATCCTGACGGACCTGAAGGCGAAGTACTCGAAGTAA
- the secD gene encoding protein translocase subunit SecD — translation MIKSIRIRVAITVLICLGALFYLTPTLVPDLPEFWKKNLPSDRIHLGLDLQGGMHLVLEVDTEKALEGTAERIANDLKETLMDKRVRFRNIERAKAVISLELPDPASRGAFDKILKDSYPDMEVAKSETREGRDLVTLKIRDKRAAEMKKFVVEQSLETIRNRVDQFGISEPEIMPQGDDRIVVQLPGIQDPARAKNLIGKTALLEFKLLDEEHSLDEALRGSVPEGSVLAHGYKVEPESGRRVEVPYLVRSKTLMTGGALENAQVKISDRFGEPYVAIKFNSQGATEFERITGENVKKRLAIVLDGVVHSAPVIQEKISGGNAQITGTFTMDEAKDLAIVLRAGALPAPVVILEERTVGPSMGQDSINKGLWSVAIGGLLVILFMGIYYKWSGVIANSAVILNIILLMGTLAAFKATLTLPGIAGIVLVIGMAVDANVLIFERIREELRNGKTPKMAVEAGYGKAFLTILDSNVTTLIAALFLFGFGTGPVKGFAVTLTIGIIASMFTAVFVTRIVFDHFVWNRKISRISV, via the coding sequence ATGATCAAGAGCATCCGCATCCGTGTTGCCATTACCGTTCTCATCTGCCTGGGGGCGCTGTTTTACCTGACACCGACCCTGGTCCCGGACCTTCCCGAGTTCTGGAAGAAAAACCTGCCTTCGGACCGGATCCACCTGGGGCTGGACCTGCAGGGAGGGATGCACCTGGTACTGGAGGTGGATACCGAAAAGGCCCTGGAAGGCACGGCGGAACGCATCGCCAATGACCTGAAGGAGACCCTGATGGACAAGCGCGTCCGCTTCCGCAACATCGAGCGGGCGAAGGCGGTCATCAGCCTGGAGTTACCCGATCCCGCCTCCCGGGGGGCCTTCGACAAGATCCTGAAGGACAGCTACCCCGACATGGAGGTGGCCAAGTCGGAGACCCGGGAAGGGCGCGATCTGGTGACCCTGAAGATCAGGGACAAGCGGGCGGCGGAGATGAAGAAGTTCGTCGTCGAGCAGAGCCTGGAGACGATCCGCAACCGCGTGGATCAGTTCGGCATCTCCGAGCCGGAAATCATGCCCCAGGGGGACGACCGGATCGTCGTCCAGTTGCCCGGCATCCAGGACCCCGCCAGGGCGAAAAACCTGATCGGCAAGACGGCGCTCCTGGAATTCAAGCTTCTCGATGAGGAGCATTCCCTCGATGAGGCCCTCCGGGGCAGCGTCCCCGAGGGGAGCGTCCTGGCTCACGGTTACAAGGTGGAGCCGGAATCGGGACGCCGCGTCGAGGTTCCCTACCTCGTCAGGAGCAAGACCCTCATGACCGGCGGAGCGCTGGAAAACGCCCAGGTCAAGATCAGCGACCGCTTCGGCGAGCCCTATGTGGCGATCAAGTTCAACAGCCAGGGCGCCACCGAGTTCGAGCGGATCACCGGGGAAAACGTGAAGAAGCGGCTCGCCATCGTGCTGGACGGCGTCGTCCATTCGGCGCCGGTGATCCAGGAAAAGATCTCCGGAGGCAATGCCCAGATCACGGGGACCTTCACCATGGACGAGGCCAAGGACCTGGCCATCGTCCTCCGGGCGGGCGCCCTGCCGGCGCCGGTCGTCATCCTCGAAGAGCGGACCGTGGGACCCTCCATGGGCCAGGATTCCATCAACAAGGGGCTCTGGTCCGTCGCCATCGGCGGCCTGCTCGTGATCCTGTTCATGGGCATCTACTACAAGTGGTCCGGCGTCATCGCCAACAGCGCCGTCATCCTCAATATCATCCTCCTCATGGGAACCCTGGCGGCCTTCAAGGCCACGCTGACCCTGCCGGGCATCGCCGGAATCGTTCTCGTGATCGGCATGGCCGTGGACGCCAACGTGCTCATCTTCGAGCGGATCCGCGAGGAACTGCGGAACGGGAAGACGCCCAAGATGGCCGTCGAGGCGGGCTATGGAAAAGCCTTTCTGACAATCCTCGACTCGAACGTGACGACCCTCATCGCCGCCCTGTTCCTGTTCGGCTTCGGGACCGGTCCCGTGAAGGGGTTCGCCGTAACGCTCACCATCGGTATCATCGCGAGCATGTTCACCGCCGTCTTCGTGACCCGGATCGTCTTCGACCACTTCGTCTGGAACCGGAAAATTTCCAGGATCAGCGTATGA
- a CDS encoding NUDIX hydrolase has product MSGREYPDRPRVGVGAIVIREGRVLLVQRGIEPSRGLWAIPGGSLELGETIQEGAEREILEETGIVIRAGEPVYTFDFFERDQAGRIRFHYVIVDVAAEYVSGRVQSADDAADARWLSPDELEALPVSRNTLRVLRRIGFLP; this is encoded by the coding sequence ATGAGCGGGCGGGAATACCCCGATCGGCCCCGGGTCGGCGTGGGGGCCATCGTCATCCGGGAGGGCAGGGTTCTCCTCGTCCAACGGGGCATCGAGCCCAGCCGCGGCCTCTGGGCCATTCCCGGCGGATCCCTGGAACTGGGCGAGACAATTCAGGAAGGCGCCGAACGGGAGATCCTGGAGGAAACGGGCATCGTCATTCGGGCCGGCGAACCGGTCTATACGTTTGATTTCTTCGAACGCGACCAGGCGGGACGGATCCGCTTCCACTACGTCATCGTGGACGTGGCGGCGGAGTATGTCTCCGGCCGGGTGCAGAGCGCCGACGATGCCGCGGACGCCCGCTGGCTGTCGCCCGACGAGCTGGAAGCCCTGCCCGTGTCGCGAAACACCCTGCGGGTCCTGAGGAGGATCGGCTTTCTCCCGTGA
- the secF gene encoding protein translocase subunit SecF: MELIKAGTNFDFVGKMKIAFGISLALIVISIASVIWHGGLNYGIDFAGGTIIQIKFQQEPAPEKIRAAFKPIGLEGSIIQQYGENEVVVRVAETSTDIKGTSEKIQEALTAALGAGTFDIRRVEFVGPKVGKDLTKKALLAIFFSWVGMLIYIAFRFEFRYGVGGILALVHDTIITVGALSIMGKEFDLTIVAALLTIIGYSINDTIVVFDRIRENVRKNIKQDLATLINTSVNETLSRTILTALTVLIVLVALFFLGGAVIHDFAFTLIVGIVIGTYSSIFIASSIVLAWERFRPSTMKRKK, from the coding sequence ATGGAACTGATCAAAGCGGGAACCAACTTCGATTTCGTCGGCAAGATGAAAATCGCCTTCGGCATATCCCTGGCGCTGATCGTAATCAGCATCGCCTCGGTCATCTGGCACGGCGGGCTCAATTACGGCATCGACTTCGCCGGGGGGACGATCATCCAGATCAAGTTCCAGCAGGAACCGGCGCCGGAGAAGATCCGGGCGGCCTTCAAGCCCATCGGGCTGGAGGGGAGCATCATCCAGCAGTATGGCGAGAATGAAGTGGTGGTGCGCGTCGCCGAAACATCCACCGACATCAAGGGCACCAGCGAAAAGATCCAGGAAGCCCTGACAGCGGCCCTCGGGGCGGGGACCTTCGACATCCGCCGGGTCGAGTTCGTGGGACCCAAGGTGGGAAAAGACCTGACAAAGAAGGCGCTTTTGGCGATCTTCTTCTCCTGGGTCGGCATGCTCATTTACATTGCCTTCCGGTTCGAGTTCCGTTACGGCGTGGGAGGGATCCTCGCCCTGGTGCACGACACGATCATCACCGTCGGGGCCCTGTCGATCATGGGCAAGGAGTTCGACCTCACCATCGTGGCGGCCCTGCTCACGATCATCGGGTACTCCATCAACGACACCATCGTCGTCTTCGACCGGATCCGGGAAAACGTCCGGAAGAATATCAAGCAGGACCTGGCCACGCTGATCAATACCAGCGTGAACGAAACATTGAGCCGGACGATCCTGACCGCCCTGACGGTCCTCATCGTCCTGGTGGCGCTCTTCTTCCTGGGAGGAGCGGTGATCCACGACTTTGCCTTTACGCTCATTGTCGGCATCGTGATTGGAACCTACTCATCCATTTTCATCGCCAGTTCCATCGTGCTTGCCTGGGAAAGGTTCCGCCCGTCAACGATGAAGAGGAAGAAGTAA
- a CDS encoding DUF456 domain-containing protein, with product MSFLESAGLFLLIAVSLAGLLATLLGLPGQFLILAAALVYAAATGFATLGWKVLLVLVFLAALAEVLDFALRAAGAARFGASRKGAWAAALGSVAGMFLFTPFLFGLGTVLGAFAGGFAGVFAVEMMRQRKIRPALRAGLGSLLGGLAVILAKAGTAVVMIVVTLINIYS from the coding sequence TTGTCCTTTCTGGAATCGGCCGGCCTTTTTCTTCTCATCGCCGTCTCCCTGGCGGGACTCCTGGCCACCCTCCTCGGCCTGCCCGGTCAGTTCCTGATCCTTGCGGCGGCCCTGGTGTACGCCGCAGCAACGGGATTTGCGACCCTGGGCTGGAAAGTCCTCCTGGTCCTGGTATTTCTGGCGGCCCTGGCGGAAGTGCTCGATTTCGCCCTGCGTGCCGCCGGCGCGGCCCGATTCGGGGCTTCCAGGAAGGGCGCCTGGGCGGCTGCCCTCGGCAGTGTCGCGGGCATGTTCCTCTTCACCCCGTTTCTGTTCGGCCTGGGAACGGTCCTGGGAGCCTTCGCCGGCGGATTTGCCGGCGTTTTTGCCGTGGAGATGATGCGGCAGCGGAAGATCCGGCCGGCGCTACGGGCCGGCCTGGGATCTCTCCTGGGAGGACTCGCGGTCATCCTCGCCAAGGCGGGCACCGCCGTGGTCATGATCGTCGTGACCCTCATCAACATTTATTCGTAG
- a CDS encoding NAD-dependent deacylase, translating into MTETNLEKQIDAAAGMIARSTSLVVFTGAGVSTESGIPDFRSPGGIWTRFDPEDFTIDKFLSSPETRRKQWRFLLESGLFTAAEPNRAHLAVAELERMGRLRAVITQNVDNLHQKAGNNPERVYELHGNMAWVKCLDCSERYALESILWQSMSGHDVPCCEKCRGILKPDVIFFGEMLPPEVLRDATLHARSCDLFIVIGSSLVVYPAAYMPAYAKEAGARLIIINMTSTPYDTDADLIIRAGAGDAMEKILAGVRGRLS; encoded by the coding sequence ATGACGGAGACGAACCTGGAAAAGCAGATCGACGCCGCGGCCGGAATGATCGCCCGGTCGACCAGCCTCGTCGTTTTCACCGGCGCCGGCGTGAGCACCGAATCCGGCATCCCCGACTTCCGGAGTCCCGGGGGCATCTGGACCAGGTTCGATCCCGAGGACTTCACCATCGACAAGTTCCTCTCCAGCCCAGAGACCCGGCGGAAGCAGTGGCGGTTTCTCCTGGAGAGCGGCCTGTTCACCGCCGCCGAGCCGAACCGGGCACACCTGGCCGTGGCGGAGTTGGAGCGGATGGGGCGGCTGCGGGCCGTCATCACCCAGAACGTGGACAACCTGCACCAGAAGGCGGGGAACAACCCCGAGCGGGTCTACGAGCTGCACGGCAACATGGCCTGGGTGAAGTGCCTCGACTGCAGCGAGCGCTACGCCCTGGAGTCGATCCTGTGGCAGTCCATGTCCGGTCACGACGTGCCGTGCTGCGAAAAGTGCCGCGGCATCCTGAAGCCCGACGTGATCTTCTTCGGCGAGATGCTTCCCCCGGAGGTCCTGCGGGACGCCACCCTGCACGCCCGGAGCTGCGACCTCTTCATCGTCATCGGCTCCTCCCTGGTCGTCTATCCCGCCGCCTACATGCCCGCCTATGCCAAGGAAGCCGGCGCCAGGCTCATCATCATCAACATGACATCCACCCCCTACGACACGGATGCGGACCTGATCATCCGGGCCGGCGCGGGCGACGCGATGGAGAAGATCCTCGCGGGCGTCCGGGGCAGGCTGTCCTGA
- the corA gene encoding magnesium/cobalt transporter CorA, whose product MARRRIKRSAKSGLPPGTLVHIGERRAEESRITLLRYEGEHFEERAVSVNQIVRPPRDQAGVVWYHVAGIHDVAVLERLGEVFGLHPLILEDILNTEQRPKIDEGDEYVFLVLKGFVIGEKSGDELISEQISLVLGPNWVLSLQEREGNRFSAVRDRIASCQGRICRHGADYLAYALLDQLVDGYFTILEQMRERIGDVEDAVLQHPVPETLHALQKLKREEAFLRKSVWPLREVVNRLDRMESNLIRPSMRIYLRDVYDHVIQVNDAIENDRDMLSGMLDIYLSSINNRMNEVMKVLAVIATIFMPMTFLAGVYGMNFKHFPEIELAWGYPYLFWGLIVGMGLSMFVYFKRKKWM is encoded by the coding sequence ATGGCAAGACGCAGGATCAAACGGTCGGCCAAGTCCGGCCTCCCCCCCGGAACGCTCGTACACATCGGCGAACGCCGCGCGGAAGAGTCGCGGATCACCCTGCTCCGATATGAAGGGGAACATTTCGAAGAACGCGCCGTTTCGGTCAACCAGATCGTTCGCCCGCCCCGGGATCAGGCAGGGGTTGTCTGGTACCATGTGGCGGGAATCCACGACGTAGCGGTCCTCGAACGTCTGGGAGAGGTCTTCGGTCTCCACCCCCTGATCCTGGAGGACATACTCAACACGGAGCAGCGCCCCAAGATCGACGAGGGGGATGAATATGTCTTTCTCGTCCTGAAGGGATTCGTCATTGGAGAGAAATCCGGCGACGAGCTGATTTCCGAGCAGATCAGCCTCGTTCTTGGACCGAACTGGGTCCTGTCCCTCCAGGAACGGGAGGGGAACCGCTTCAGTGCCGTCCGGGACCGGATCGCGTCCTGTCAGGGGCGGATCTGCCGCCACGGCGCCGACTACCTGGCCTATGCCCTCCTGGATCAGCTGGTGGACGGATACTTCACGATCCTGGAGCAGATGCGGGAGCGGATCGGGGACGTGGAGGATGCGGTCCTGCAACACCCCGTCCCGGAGACGCTTCACGCCCTTCAGAAGCTGAAGCGGGAAGAGGCGTTCCTCCGGAAATCCGTCTGGCCCCTGCGGGAAGTCGTGAACCGCCTGGACAGGATGGAATCGAACCTGATCCGGCCGTCCATGCGGATCTACCTCCGGGATGTGTACGATCACGTGATCCAGGTCAACGACGCCATCGAGAACGACCGGGACATGCTCTCGGGCATGCTCGACATCTACCTGTCGAGCATCAACAACCGGATGAACGAGGTCATGAAGGTGCTGGCGGTCATCGCCACCATCTTCATGCCCATGACGTTCCTGGCCGGCGTGTACGGCATGAACTTCAAGCATTTCCCGGAGATCGAGCTGGCCTGGGGCTATCCGTACCTGTTCTGGGGGCTGATCGTGGGAATGGGCCTGTCGATGTTCGTGTACTTCAAGAGAAAAAAATGGATGTAA
- a CDS encoding DUF2065 domain-containing protein yields MEFFLCVLGLIFIIEGLPYFAFPAQVKQYLVKLLEVPDRTLRILGLGAIVTGLLLVYFGRR; encoded by the coding sequence CTGGAATTCTTCCTCTGCGTCCTCGGACTGATCTTCATCATCGAGGGTTTGCCCTATTTCGCCTTCCCGGCGCAGGTCAAGCAGTACCTGGTCAAGCTCCTGGAAGTTCCCGACCGGACGCTCCGGATCCTCGGCCTGGGGGCCATCGTTACGGGGCTGCTCCTGGTCTACTTCGGCAGGCGGTAG
- the tgt gene encoding tRNA guanosine(34) transglycosylase Tgt, whose product MTEPGFELIKEDHGTKARLGRIATPHGEIRTPAFMPVGTQGTVKSLMPETVRELGADIILGNTYHLYLRPGHELIRRLGGLHRFMNWPGPILTDSGGFQVFSLGALRKIDEEGVAFQSHIDGSPYSLTPESAVAIQEALGSDVMMCLDECTPYPATVREARVSMERTNRWARRSLEARTNRRQMLFAIVQGGMYPDLRRQALEELAALDFEGYALGGLSVGEPKDMMEEIVNGTAPLLPREKPRYLMGVGTPADIVRSVSAGIDLFDCVLPTRCARNGLLFTNTQKVVIKHARWREDGFPLDEACDCYTCRNYSRAYLRHLYMAREILAMVLNTIHNVRFYLRLMERIREEIRGGTYSVWQREFLDRWEDGPAGDIGEKTDISE is encoded by the coding sequence ATGACAGAACCAGGCTTTGAATTGATCAAGGAGGATCACGGGACCAAGGCCCGGCTGGGGCGGATCGCCACGCCCCACGGCGAGATCCGGACACCCGCGTTCATGCCCGTGGGGACCCAGGGAACCGTCAAGTCCCTGATGCCCGAAACGGTCCGGGAGCTTGGCGCCGATATCATCCTGGGAAATACATACCATTTGTATCTCCGGCCCGGCCATGAGCTGATCCGACGCCTCGGGGGCCTTCACCGGTTCATGAACTGGCCCGGCCCGATCCTAACCGACAGCGGCGGGTTCCAGGTCTTCAGCCTCGGCGCCCTCCGCAAGATCGACGAGGAGGGGGTCGCCTTCCAGTCCCACATCGACGGCTCTCCGTACTCCCTCACCCCCGAGTCCGCCGTGGCTATCCAGGAGGCCCTCGGCTCGGACGTCATGATGTGCCTCGACGAGTGCACCCCCTACCCGGCCACGGTCCGGGAGGCCCGCGTCTCCATGGAGCGGACGAACCGCTGGGCCCGGCGCTCCCTGGAGGCGAGGACGAACAGGCGGCAGATGCTCTTCGCCATCGTCCAGGGAGGGATGTACCCGGACCTGCGCCGGCAGGCCCTGGAGGAACTGGCGGCCCTCGATTTCGAGGGCTATGCCCTGGGGGGTCTCAGCGTCGGGGAACCGAAAGATATGATGGAAGAAATCGTGAACGGGACAGCCCCGCTCCTGCCCCGGGAGAAACCCCGCTACCTGATGGGCGTGGGGACCCCCGCCGATATCGTCCGGAGCGTCTCCGCCGGCATCGATCTCTTCGACTGCGTTCTCCCCACACGATGCGCAAGGAATGGATTATTATTTACAAACACCCAAAAGGTTGTTATAAAGCACGCCCGCTGGCGGGAGGATGGATTTCCCCTCGACGAAGCCTGCGACTGCTATACATGCAGGAACTACTCGCGGGCTTACCTCCGGCATCTCTACATGGCCCGGGAGATCCTGGCCATGGTGCTCAACACGATCCACAACGTCCGGTTCTATCTTCGTCTGATGGAACGGATCCGGGAAGAGATCCGAGGGGGGACGTATTCGGTCTGGCAGCGGGAGTTTCTGGACCGGTGGGAAGACGGACCGGCGGGGGATATCGGAGAGAAAACGGATATCTCCGAATAA
- the yajC gene encoding preprotein translocase subunit YajC: MGLPGGGSGGGDWSFFIMMGVLFAIFYFLLIRPQMKQQKEHKDMLANLTHGDLVITSGGIQGKVTAIADNVITLEIAEKVRVKVGKTFITAVIQKAGKETKE, encoded by the coding sequence ATGGGATTGCCCGGAGGCGGAAGCGGAGGCGGGGACTGGAGCTTCTTCATCATGATGGGCGTCCTGTTCGCCATCTTCTATTTCCTGCTCATCCGGCCCCAGATGAAACAGCAGAAGGAACACAAGGACATGCTGGCCAACCTGACCCATGGAGACCTCGTCATCACCTCCGGGGGAATCCAGGGGAAAGTGACCGCCATCGCGGACAACGTGATAACCCTGGAGATCGCCGAGAAGGTGAGGGTCAAGGTGGGCAAGACCTTCATCACCGCCGTCATCCAGAAGGCTGGGAAGGAAACAAAGGAATAA
- the lepB gene encoding signal peptidase I yields MSKPKSKIQEYAEAIIIAILIALFIRTFIVQAFKIPSGSMKPTLQIGDHILVNKFLYGVKIPFVRKTLIPIGNPKRGDIVVFIYPEDRSKDFIKRVIAVEGDTVEVRNKKVFLNGKPQDDGHGIHVDGVIFPASIQPRDNFGPVTVPRGAIFVMGDNRDQSYDSRFWGFVDLKDVMGKAFVIYWSWDRDDTWVRWDRLGMLLH; encoded by the coding sequence ATGTCGAAACCAAAATCCAAAATTCAGGAATACGCAGAAGCGATCATCATCGCCATTCTCATCGCCCTGTTCATCCGCACTTTTATCGTGCAGGCCTTCAAGATCCCCTCGGGATCCATGAAGCCGACCCTCCAGATCGGGGACCACATCCTGGTGAACAAGTTTCTCTACGGCGTCAAGATCCCCTTCGTTCGCAAGACCTTGATTCCCATCGGGAATCCGAAGCGGGGCGACATCGTTGTCTTCATCTACCCGGAAGACCGCTCCAAGGACTTCATCAAGCGGGTGATCGCCGTCGAAGGGGATACCGTGGAGGTCCGCAACAAGAAGGTCTTCCTGAACGGTAAGCCCCAGGACGACGGCCATGGGATCCATGTGGACGGCGTCATCTTCCCAGCGTCCATCCAGCCCCGGGACAACTTCGGTCCCGTCACCGTTCCCAGGGGCGCGATCTTCGTAATGGGCGACAACCGCGACCAGAGCTACGACAGCCGCTTCTGGGGCTTCGTCGATCTCAAGGACGTCATGGGCAAGGCCTTCGTCATCTACTGGTCCTGGGACCGGGACGACACCTGGGTCCGCTGGGACCGGCTGGGCATGCTGCTCCACTGA
- the queA gene encoding tRNA preQ1(34) S-adenosylmethionine ribosyltransferase-isomerase QueA, with the protein MDPSAFDYCLPPERIAQEPAAERDRSRLLVVRRGRDGSEERVFADLPDLLQPGDVLVVNDSRVIPARLNGRRETGGAVEILLLPLPAGVDPERRTWEALLRPARRLRPGDRILLPEGAEAEIRERISDKKWLLAFQTTDTFDAYLDRHGRPPLPPYIRRVAGDSSTPADRERYQTVYARAPGSVAAPTAGLHFTPAIFADLEKRDILTARLTLHVGYGTFQPLPEGPVENTRLDAEHYELTGEAARLINQARRVVAVGTTSTRVLETLADENGRVAAGEGYTDLFIRPGHRFRCAGAMVTNFHLPRSSLFVLVCAFAGTERMKEAYRRAVEDGFRFYSYGDAMLIL; encoded by the coding sequence ATGGACCCGTCGGCCTTCGACTATTGCCTTCCCCCCGAGCGGATCGCCCAGGAGCCGGCGGCGGAGCGCGACCGGTCGCGCCTGCTGGTGGTCCGGCGGGGCCGGGACGGGTCGGAGGAGCGTGTTTTCGCCGATCTTCCGGACCTCCTGCAACCGGGAGATGTCCTGGTCGTCAACGACTCGCGGGTCATCCCGGCACGGCTGAACGGACGGCGGGAAACCGGGGGCGCCGTGGAGATCCTGCTTCTCCCGCTTCCGGCGGGAGTAGACCCGGAGAGGCGAACCTGGGAGGCCCTCCTGCGGCCGGCCCGCCGACTCCGGCCGGGCGACCGGATTCTACTCCCCGAGGGCGCCGAGGCGGAGATCCGGGAACGCATTTCGGACAAAAAGTGGCTCCTTGCATTTCAAACCACAGACACCTTCGACGCCTACCTGGATCGCCATGGACGGCCTCCCCTGCCACCATACATCCGACGCGTTGCCGGAGATTCGAGTACTCCGGCAGACCGCGAGCGCTACCAGACGGTGTATGCCCGGGCGCCCGGCTCCGTGGCGGCTCCCACGGCGGGGCTCCACTTCACTCCGGCGATTTTTGCAGATCTGGAAAAGCGGGATATCCTCACCGCGCGCCTGACGCTCCATGTGGGATACGGCACTTTCCAGCCCCTTCCGGAGGGTCCGGTGGAAAACACCCGCCTGGACGCGGAGCATTACGAGCTGACCGGCGAGGCGGCCCGCCTGATCAACCAAGCCCGGCGCGTGGTGGCCGTCGGGACGACCTCCACCCGGGTTCTGGAGACCCTGGCCGACGAGAACGGGCGAGTGGCCGCCGGGGAGGGATACACAGACCTGTTCATCCGACCCGGACACCGGTTCCGCTGCGCCGGGGCCATGGTGACGAACTTTCACCTCCCCCGGTCGTCCCTTTTCGTCCTGGTCTGCGCCTTCGCCGGAACGGAGCGGATGAAGGAGGCCTACCGCCGGGCCGTGGAGGATGGATTCCGGTTTTATAGTTATGGGGATGCGATGCTGATCCTGTAA
- a CDS encoding NRDE family protein, with protein sequence MCLILLAWQAHPEYPLILAANRDEFYERPTAAADFWEDRPDILGGRDLQDGGTWLGITRRGRWAALTNFRDPASIRPGTPSRGWLVRNFLTGPERPAEYVNKLTPRARDYNPFNFFAGDSASLYYLSSRGPSGPVSPGIHGLSNAILDTPWPKIRRGREAFRLLLAQNPEPDPEALFGLLTDMERAPDGDLPETGIGLDWERILSPLFIASPTYGTRSSTILMINRRGGVTFIERSFQGAPEPWMTARFAFSAEVSP encoded by the coding sequence ATGTGCCTGATCCTCCTGGCCTGGCAGGCCCACCCCGAATACCCGCTGATCCTGGCGGCCAACCGGGACGAGTTCTACGAGCGGCCGACGGCGGCGGCTGACTTCTGGGAAGACCGGCCCGACATCCTGGGCGGGCGTGACCTGCAGGACGGTGGTACCTGGCTGGGCATCACCCGCCGGGGCCGCTGGGCGGCGCTGACGAATTTTCGGGACCCGGCGTCCATCCGGCCCGGGACGCCTTCCCGGGGATGGCTGGTCCGGAACTTCCTGACCGGCCCGGAGCGGCCGGCGGAGTACGTGAACAAACTCACCCCCCGGGCGCGGGACTACAATCCTTTCAATTTCTTCGCGGGCGATTCTGCCTCCCTCTACTATCTATCCAGCAGGGGGCCGTCGGGTCCCGTTTCCCCGGGCATCCACGGCCTCTCCAACGCCATCCTGGACACGCCCTGGCCCAAGATCCGCCGGGGCCGGGAGGCCTTCCGCCTCCTCCTGGCGCAAAATCCCGAACCGGACCCGGAGGCATTGTTCGGGCTTCTCACGGACATGGAACGGGCCCCCGACGGGGATCTTCCCGAGACGGGGATCGGCCTCGACTGGGAGCGGATCCTGTCCCCGCTGTTCATCGCGAGCCCGACGTACGGCACGCGCTCTTCCACCATCCTGATGATCAACCGCCGCGGCGGGGTCACGTTCATCGAGCGCTCCTTCCAGGGCGCTCCCGAACCCTGGATGACGGCCCGGTTCGCGTTTTCCGCGGAGGTGTCGCCATGA